In Candidatus Limnocylindria bacterium, a genomic segment contains:
- a CDS encoding cupin domain-containing protein — protein sequence MAQRPNADDLIRLWKLSVMPTEKVYFTQSYVDPKTGADGKPLCSATVALVTDDPSTFSDMHRLPTDEIWHFYLGDPIELLLLHGDGRDQLVVLGHDVLAGHEVQHVVPAGTWMGARLRPGGQYGVYGNTMAPGFVLSDFEGAAVADLIARWPHRADLITALTR from the coding sequence ATGGCCCAAAGACCGAACGCAGACGACCTGATCCGACTGTGGAAGCTCTCGGTGATGCCCACCGAGAAGGTGTACTTCACGCAGTCCTACGTCGATCCGAAGACGGGCGCCGATGGCAAGCCACTGTGTTCGGCGACCGTCGCGTTGGTGACGGACGACCCCTCGACATTCTCGGACATGCATCGCCTGCCGACGGACGAGATCTGGCACTTCTACCTCGGAGACCCCATCGAGCTGCTCCTGCTGCATGGCGATGGCCGCGATCAGCTGGTCGTTCTTGGCCACGATGTGCTCGCCGGGCACGAGGTGCAGCATGTCGTGCCTGCCGGTACCTGGATGGGGGCCCGGTTGCGCCCGGGCGGCCAGTACGGCGTCTACGGCAACACGATGGCGCCCGGTTTCGTTCTCAGTGACTTCGAGGGCGCTGCAGTGGCGGACCTGATTGCCCGCTGGCCGCACCGCGCCGACCTGATAACGGCGCTCACGCGATGA
- the rlmB gene encoding 23S rRNA (guanosine(2251)-2'-O)-methyltransferase RlmB: MEEFEKSPQEMGARDNGPADSGPSDSGPSDTGPSDTGPSDSGPSEGGPNQRPMMPGSGPASADELARRRRRGRRGRGGGQRFGAPQRGPMPPRPFAPRGPLPPRPMAPRDDEENSQARELANYERRQQAQRQRTQGGWRGGNRGWVPGVGTGSGGGGGNFFAGGARGPRRGPIGQAQYSETIRRATAGPRTSAAPSHDAGEPLAGPHAVLEAIRAGRVIKRLMISNERGTRTGPVNELLAEAQERRIFVRYVDKLEVQRLSPIENHQGVVAIVEGKAGVELDELLLHLDAVSEPALVLVVDSLQDPQNFGVLLRSAEGAGVAGVVIPRHRAVGLTPAVAKTSAGASEHLMIADVANLRQAIDALKEKGVWVIGADESGDMLYDEVDYRGPSAIVIGGEGEGIRRLVLEGCDQVVRIPMQGHVASLNAAAAGTVILYEALRQRRRDAAPPDTRTARPPAPLQIPEDAADDAEFAEGEEDVVLQADAPEATAIAEQELPRSASAEDESGEVGSIEAVAPVEKPASKKRVTRPRAKKKTDD, from the coding sequence ATGGAAGAGTTCGAGAAGAGCCCACAGGAAATGGGCGCGCGGGACAACGGACCGGCTGACAGCGGCCCGTCCGATTCCGGTCCGTCCGACACCGGTCCGTCCGACACCGGTCCCTCCGACTCAGGTCCATCAGAGGGCGGGCCGAACCAGCGGCCGATGATGCCCGGGTCGGGACCGGCGAGCGCGGATGAGCTGGCGCGCCGACGCCGTCGCGGACGCCGCGGGCGCGGCGGTGGACAGCGCTTCGGCGCGCCGCAGCGCGGACCGATGCCGCCGCGACCGTTCGCGCCGCGCGGACCGTTGCCACCGCGACCGATGGCACCACGCGATGACGAAGAGAACTCGCAGGCTCGCGAGCTCGCCAATTACGAGCGCCGCCAGCAGGCGCAGCGTCAGCGCACGCAGGGCGGCTGGCGCGGCGGCAACCGCGGCTGGGTACCGGGTGTCGGCACCGGCAGCGGTGGCGGTGGCGGGAACTTCTTCGCGGGCGGCGCACGCGGTCCGCGCCGCGGCCCGATCGGCCAGGCGCAATACAGCGAGACGATCCGCCGCGCGACCGCGGGTCCGCGCACGTCCGCTGCGCCGTCGCACGATGCCGGCGAGCCGCTCGCCGGACCGCACGCTGTGCTCGAGGCGATCCGCGCCGGCCGCGTCATCAAGCGGCTCATGATCTCCAACGAGCGCGGCACACGTACCGGCCCGGTGAACGAGCTTCTCGCGGAAGCGCAGGAGCGCCGCATCTTCGTCCGCTACGTCGACAAGCTCGAGGTCCAGCGGCTCTCGCCGATCGAGAATCATCAAGGGGTCGTCGCCATCGTCGAGGGCAAGGCGGGCGTCGAGCTCGACGAGCTCCTGCTCCACCTCGACGCCGTGTCGGAGCCAGCACTCGTCCTCGTTGTCGACTCGCTACAGGATCCGCAGAACTTCGGCGTTCTGCTTCGCTCAGCTGAGGGCGCTGGAGTGGCCGGCGTGGTCATCCCGCGGCACCGTGCGGTCGGCCTCACGCCGGCCGTCGCGAAGACGAGCGCAGGCGCGAGCGAGCACCTGATGATCGCCGACGTCGCGAATCTGCGGCAGGCGATCGACGCGTTGAAAGAGAAAGGCGTGTGGGTCATCGGCGCCGACGAGAGCGGCGACATGCTGTACGACGAGGTCGATTACCGCGGACCGAGCGCGATCGTGATCGGCGGCGAGGGCGAGGGCATACGGCGTCTCGTGCTCGAAGGCTGCGATCAGGTCGTTCGCATCCCGATGCAGGGCCATGTCGCATCCCTCAACGCGGCGGCCGCCGGCACGGTGATCCTCTACGAGGCGCTGCGGCAGCGTCGCCGCGACGCGGCACCGCCGGACACGCGCACCGCCCGCCCGCCCGCACCGCTGCAGATCCCCGAAGATGCCGCGGACGACGCCGAATTCGCCGAGGGCGAGGAAGACGTCGTGCTCCAGGCCGATGCGCCGGAGGCAACGGCGATCGCGGAACAGGAATTGCCGCGGTCGGCATCGGCCGAAGACGAGAGCGGCGAAGTGGGATCGATCGAGGCTGTCGCTCCTGTAGAGAAGCCGGCGTCGAAGAAACGCGTGACGCGCCCGCGCGCGAAGAAGAAGACCGACGACTAG
- the cysS gene encoding cysteine--tRNA ligase encodes MAPPGVRLFNSASRQVEPFVPLVPGQAGIYDCGPTVYDWQTIGNLYRYIVSDVQRRTLEYLGYRVKQVMNITDVGHIAGDVDEGEDRMMIAAKREGRDPETLARKYTEQFMADRHKLNILDPHVMPKATAHIPEMIELIKRLIEKGNAYVAADGVYFDISTFPGYGTRLAGESTEDRLAGARVEVNPNKRHPSDFALWRAKKPEDLQFWDSPWGQGNPGWHIECSAMSMKYLGQTFDIHSGGEDNLFPHHESEIAQSEAATGKPFVRYWTHVRFLKVNGGAMHKSAGNAYLLKDLESWGFDPLAFRMLVLNNKYRQPIDFTREGLKAAQSRLDRWRGIIRDAWQSTGGTPIDVEPEDPRRTAFVGALTDDLNTPAALAQAEAVLDLAATGDVATKRHALEVLFDMDQVLALSLRERASDADLSDEERAALAERDEARRKGDYKRSDELRAELERKYGIRVKDTKDGTRWERIRRRGA; translated from the coding sequence ATGGCCCCGCCGGGCGTCCGGCTCTTCAACAGCGCCAGCCGTCAGGTCGAGCCGTTCGTGCCGCTTGTCCCCGGTCAGGCCGGCATCTACGACTGCGGCCCCACGGTCTACGACTGGCAGACGATCGGCAACCTCTATCGCTACATCGTCTCGGACGTGCAGCGGCGGACGCTCGAGTACCTCGGCTACCGCGTGAAGCAGGTGATGAACATCACGGACGTCGGTCACATCGCCGGCGACGTGGATGAGGGCGAGGACCGGATGATGATCGCCGCCAAGCGCGAGGGTCGCGATCCCGAGACGCTCGCCCGCAAATACACCGAGCAGTTCATGGCCGATCGCCACAAGCTGAACATCCTCGATCCCCATGTCATGCCCAAGGCGACCGCGCACATCCCGGAAATGATCGAGCTGATCAAGCGGCTCATCGAGAAAGGGAATGCATACGTGGCCGCGGACGGGGTGTACTTCGACATCTCCACGTTCCCCGGTTACGGTACGCGACTCGCCGGCGAGTCGACGGAGGATCGCCTCGCTGGCGCGCGGGTCGAGGTGAACCCGAACAAACGCCACCCATCGGACTTCGCGCTGTGGCGTGCGAAGAAGCCCGAAGACCTGCAGTTCTGGGACTCGCCATGGGGACAGGGCAATCCCGGCTGGCACATCGAGTGCTCCGCGATGTCGATGAAGTACCTCGGCCAGACCTTCGACATCCACTCGGGCGGTGAGGACAACCTGTTCCCGCACCACGAGTCCGAGATCGCGCAATCGGAGGCCGCGACCGGAAAGCCGTTCGTTCGCTACTGGACGCACGTGCGGTTCCTCAAGGTGAACGGCGGCGCGATGCATAAGTCGGCGGGCAATGCCTACCTCTTGAAGGATCTCGAGTCGTGGGGCTTCGATCCGCTCGCGTTCCGGATGCTCGTTCTCAACAACAAGTACCGGCAGCCGATCGACTTCACGCGCGAAGGGTTGAAAGCCGCTCAGAGCCGACTCGACCGTTGGCGCGGGATCATCCGTGACGCGTGGCAATCGACGGGCGGCACGCCGATCGATGTTGAACCCGAGGATCCGCGACGGACCGCGTTCGTCGGAGCGCTGACTGACGACCTCAACACGCCGGCAGCGCTGGCGCAGGCCGAGGCGGTCCTCGATCTCGCCGCGACCGGCGACGTCGCGACGAAGCGCCATGCGCTCGAGGTGCTGTTCGACATGGACCAGGTGCTCGCGCTGTCCCTGCGGGAACGAGCGAGCGATGCCGATCTCTCCGATGAAGAGAGAGCCGCGCTCGCCGAGCGCGACGAGGCGCGCAGGAAAGGTGACTACAAGCGCTCGGACGAGCTTCGCGCGGAGCTCGAGCGTAAGTACGGGATCCGCGTGAAGGACACCAAAGACGGCACGCGCTGGGAGCGCATCCGCCGTAGGGGAGCATGA
- the ispF gene encoding 2-C-methyl-D-erythritol 2,4-cyclodiphosphate synthase — MTGSRAGIGYDIHRLAADRRLVLGGVAIEHPTGLVGHSDGDVLLHALMDALLGAANLGDLGRHFPSDDPAYAGASSLGLLTRVGVLIREAGLAVASLDATVIAQAPRLAPHIGAMRDAIAGSLGIESGRVSVKATTNDGLGVVGSGEAIAALAIALLDQ, encoded by the coding sequence ATGACGGGGTCGCGGGCCGGCATCGGCTACGATATCCATCGTCTCGCGGCGGATCGCCGCCTCGTTCTCGGCGGTGTTGCGATCGAGCACCCGACCGGACTCGTTGGTCACTCCGATGGCGACGTCCTACTTCACGCGCTCATGGACGCGCTCCTCGGCGCAGCGAATCTCGGGGATCTCGGACGCCACTTCCCGAGCGACGACCCGGCCTACGCCGGCGCCAGCAGTCTCGGATTGCTGACGCGGGTGGGCGTTCTGATCCGCGAGGCTGGCCTCGCAGTGGCGTCGCTGGACGCGACGGTCATCGCGCAGGCGCCGCGCCTCGCGCCGCACATCGGCGCGATGCGGGACGCCATCGCGGGTTCTCTCGGCATCGAGAGCGGCCGTGTCAGCGTCAAGGCGACGACGAACGACGGCTTGGGGGTCGTCGGCTCCGGCGAAGCCATCGCAGCCCTCGCGATCGCACTGCTCGATCAATAA
- the ispD gene encoding 2-C-methyl-D-erythritol 4-phosphate cytidylyltransferase yields MPAALAILAAGSSSRAGIDKVLADLGGHAVLAWSLHAGQAAGCFGEILVVAPSEKLAAVTAVTKGYERVRVIAGGATRTASSWAALDAMGDGDVIAVHDAARPFVPPSLLRRCVEIARAGGSAVAGLPLADTVRRANEAGAAREEIEREGLWAAQTPQVFRRDLLEKARAAAGDRSFSDDAAAVVAAGLSVKMVPGERRNLKITTFEDLAYARELVAKGLVGLAASQVTG; encoded by the coding sequence GTGCCCGCGGCTCTCGCGATCCTCGCCGCTGGCAGCTCGTCGCGCGCCGGGATCGACAAGGTGCTCGCCGATCTCGGCGGGCACGCGGTCCTGGCGTGGTCGTTGCATGCGGGTCAGGCTGCGGGCTGTTTTGGCGAGATCCTCGTCGTCGCGCCGTCCGAAAAGCTCGCGGCGGTGACCGCAGTGACGAAGGGCTACGAACGCGTGCGTGTCATCGCCGGCGGTGCGACTCGCACAGCGTCATCCTGGGCTGCTCTTGATGCAATGGGCGACGGGGATGTGATCGCGGTCCACGACGCGGCGCGCCCCTTCGTTCCGCCGAGCCTGCTCCGGCGCTGCGTCGAGATCGCTCGGGCGGGTGGGTCGGCCGTCGCCGGACTACCCCTGGCGGACACCGTGCGCCGGGCTAATGAGGCGGGCGCGGCGCGAGAGGAGATCGAGCGCGAGGGCCTCTGGGCGGCGCAAACGCCACAGGTCTTCCGCCGCGACCTTCTTGAAAAGGCACGGGCCGCGGCGGGCGATCGGTCGTTCAGCGACGATGCCGCAGCCGTCGTGGCGGCGGGCCTCTCGGTGAAGATGGTCCCCGGCGAGCGCCGCAACCTCAAGATCACGACGTTCGAGGACCTCGCCTACGCACGCGAGCTCGTGGCCAAGGGGCTCGTGGGGCTCGCGGCATCGCAGGTCACCGGATGA
- a CDS encoding PIN domain-containing protein has translation MAFIRLGAALIGWFFGFFLGATLLEVTVVTPVTNQILVVFLLATACAILGWLGAPYVTVLPARIIKRRIQAASAGDLVGMAFGGGVGLILGLFLAFPLSFLPGNLGRFAPIVGALVLGAIGAAAGTIKRADLGAIASEIRQGRRDRVAGTERALLDTSVIIDGRVADVVKSGFIRGTLLVPRFILAELQFFADSPDASKRERGRRGLEMLSRMQKEATVQLELLDADPVANGADGKLIALARQLGVPIMTNDYGLNRVAELQGVTVLNVNDLAKAVRPVVLPSEELTVRITQEGKEPGQGLGYLEDGTMVVVENGARHVNTELTVTVMRVLQTVGGRMIFAQPKGEIVEVRRPRAASH, from the coding sequence GTGGCCTTCATCCGTCTCGGAGCAGCACTCATCGGCTGGTTCTTCGGTTTCTTCCTCGGCGCCACTCTTCTCGAGGTCACCGTCGTCACGCCCGTCACCAATCAGATCCTCGTCGTCTTTCTTCTCGCCACCGCGTGCGCGATCCTCGGTTGGCTCGGCGCGCCGTACGTCACCGTTCTCCCGGCCCGCATCATCAAACGGCGTATCCAGGCGGCCTCCGCGGGCGATCTGGTCGGAATGGCATTCGGAGGTGGCGTCGGGCTGATCCTCGGCCTCTTCCTCGCGTTCCCGCTGTCTTTCCTTCCCGGTAACCTCGGCCGCTTCGCACCGATCGTCGGGGCGCTCGTCCTCGGCGCGATCGGCGCCGCCGCGGGCACGATCAAGCGTGCGGATCTCGGCGCGATCGCGAGTGAGATCCGCCAGGGACGTCGCGACCGCGTCGCCGGCACCGAGCGCGCGCTCCTCGATACCTCGGTGATCATCGACGGCCGCGTCGCGGATGTCGTGAAGAGCGGGTTCATCCGCGGCACCTTGCTGGTGCCGCGTTTCATCCTTGCCGAGCTGCAATTCTTCGCCGATTCCCCCGATGCCTCGAAGCGCGAACGCGGCCGGCGCGGGCTCGAGATGCTTTCGCGAATGCAGAAAGAAGCGACCGTTCAGCTCGAGCTGCTCGATGCCGATCCGGTCGCGAACGGCGCGGACGGAAAGCTCATCGCGCTTGCGCGCCAGCTGGGTGTGCCGATCATGACGAACGATTACGGGCTCAACCGCGTCGCCGAGCTTCAGGGTGTCACCGTCCTCAACGTGAACGATCTCGCCAAGGCCGTGCGACCGGTCGTGCTTCCGTCCGAGGAGCTGACCGTGCGCATCACGCAGGAAGGAAAGGAGCCCGGGCAGGGCCTCGGCTATCTCGAGGACGGGACCATGGTCGTCGTCGAGAACGGCGCGCGCCATGTCAACACCGAGCTCACCGTCACCGTGATGCGCGTGCTGCAGACCGTCGGTGGCCGGATGATCTTCGCGCAGCCGAAGGGCGAGATCGTCGAGGTCCGGCGCCCGAGGGCCGCAAGCCACTAG
- the radA gene encoding DNA repair protein RadA has protein sequence MAPRSTTAFVCQNCGFQSPKWIGRCPSCSSWNTLVEERVVAAPKGGGVARSPRSPIQLNEVPADAEQRTPTGLGEFDRVLGGGIVRGSIVLLGGDPGIGKSSLLMQASSSLAQRGSVLYVSGEESAAQIKLRARRFGIEGGGIYVLGETDLGTVIEAIRRVRPIFTVIDSIQTMSSDIIGSAAGGVSQLRECTARLLEVAKGDDVPIFLVGHVTKEGAVAGPRVLEHIVDAVLYLEGERFHAFRILRATKNRFGSTDEVGVFEMGESGLREVTNPSEVFLEERSRGVAGSVVVPTVEGTRPLLVEVQALVTPTNFGLPRRTVNGADPQRVAVLLAVLAKRAGLSLGSHDVYVNLVGGLRVREPAADLALAVALASALRDRPADPRTVFVGELGLGGELRRVQRVAARLKEAQRLGFERAVVPQASLGDLNGTGLEVVGAPSLREALMRSGIADP, from the coding sequence GTGGCTCCGAGATCAACGACCGCCTTCGTCTGCCAGAACTGCGGGTTTCAATCGCCGAAGTGGATCGGACGATGCCCGTCATGTTCGAGCTGGAACACGCTGGTAGAGGAGCGCGTCGTCGCAGCCCCAAAGGGTGGTGGTGTCGCGCGCTCGCCACGGTCCCCGATCCAGCTGAACGAAGTCCCGGCGGATGCCGAACAGCGCACCCCGACCGGCCTCGGCGAATTCGACCGGGTACTCGGCGGGGGCATCGTGCGCGGCTCGATCGTGCTCCTCGGGGGCGACCCGGGGATCGGCAAGAGCTCGCTACTGATGCAGGCCTCGTCGTCCCTGGCGCAGCGCGGCAGCGTCCTTTATGTATCGGGCGAGGAGTCCGCCGCGCAGATCAAGCTGCGCGCGCGCCGCTTCGGCATCGAGGGTGGCGGCATCTACGTGCTGGGCGAGACCGACCTCGGTACCGTCATCGAGGCGATCCGCCGCGTGCGGCCGATCTTCACGGTCATCGACTCGATCCAAACGATGTCATCCGACATCATCGGGTCGGCCGCCGGTGGTGTTTCGCAGCTGCGCGAGTGCACGGCGCGCCTGCTCGAGGTCGCGAAGGGCGACGACGTTCCGATCTTCCTGGTCGGTCACGTGACGAAAGAGGGCGCGGTCGCGGGCCCGCGCGTGCTCGAGCACATCGTCGATGCGGTCCTCTATCTCGAAGGTGAGCGATTCCACGCCTTCCGCATCCTCCGCGCGACGAAGAACCGCTTCGGGTCGACCGACGAGGTCGGGGTCTTCGAGATGGGGGAGTCGGGGCTGCGCGAGGTCACGAATCCGTCTGAGGTCTTCCTCGAAGAGCGCAGCCGCGGAGTCGCCGGAAGCGTCGTGGTCCCGACGGTCGAGGGAACGCGCCCGCTGCTCGTCGAGGTGCAGGCTCTCGTGACGCCGACGAACTTCGGCCTTCCGCGGCGGACGGTGAACGGCGCCGATCCGCAACGTGTGGCAGTGCTGCTCGCGGTACTCGCGAAACGCGCGGGGCTGTCGCTCGGTTCGCATGACGTCTACGTGAATCTCGTCGGCGGTCTTCGCGTGCGCGAGCCGGCTGCCGATCTCGCTCTCGCTGTCGCGCTCGCGTCCGCGCTGCGCGACAGGCCGGCCGATCCGCGGACGGTGTTCGTGGGTGAGCTGGGGCTCGGCGGCGAGCTGCGGCGTGTCCAACGCGTAGCAGCGCGACTGAAGGAGGCGCAGCGCCTCGGCTTCGAGCGCGCGGTCGTCCCGCAGGCAAGCCTCGGCGATCTCAATGGGACCGGCCTCGAGGTGGTCGGCGCGCCTTCGCTGCGCGAGGCGCTGATGCGCTCGGGGATCGCCGACCCCTAG